One Methylobacterium sp. 77 DNA window includes the following coding sequences:
- a CDS encoding glucose 1-dehydrogenase — translation MSKLAGKVAVVTGASKGIGAGIAKALAKNGAAVVVNYASSREGAEAVVAAIVAAGGRAVAVRGDVTKATEAQAVIEAAVTQFGRLDVLVNNSGVYAFATIEEVTEAHYRQLFDVNVLGVLLASQAAAKHLGEGGSIVNISSAITDIEMPASAVYTATKSAVNAITGVLANELAPRRIRVNAVSPGYVVTEGTQSAGIAGSEMEAGLVAQTPLGRAGQPDDVADVVAFLASDEARWVTGAVINAAGGVR, via the coding sequence ATGTCGAAGCTTGCAGGCAAGGTGGCCGTGGTGACCGGCGCATCGAAGGGGATCGGCGCAGGGATCGCCAAAGCACTAGCGAAAAACGGCGCGGCGGTGGTGGTGAACTACGCGTCGAGCCGGGAGGGGGCGGAGGCCGTCGTCGCCGCCATCGTGGCGGCCGGGGGCCGGGCGGTCGCGGTACGGGGCGACGTCACCAAGGCAACGGAGGCGCAAGCGGTGATCGAGGCGGCGGTGACGCAGTTCGGCCGCCTCGACGTGCTGGTCAACAATTCCGGCGTCTACGCCTTCGCCACCATCGAGGAGGTGACCGAGGCGCATTACCGCCAGCTCTTCGACGTCAACGTGCTCGGCGTCCTCCTGGCCTCCCAGGCGGCGGCCAAGCACCTCGGCGAGGGCGGCAGCATCGTCAACATCTCGTCCGCGATCACCGACATCGAGATGCCTGCCTCGGCGGTCTACACCGCCACCAAGAGCGCGGTGAACGCGATCACCGGCGTGCTCGCCAACGAGCTGGCCCCGCGCAGGATCCGCGTCAACGCCGTCAGCCCCGGCTACGTCGTCACCGAGGGGACGCAGAGCGCCGGCATCGCCGGCTCGGAGATGGAAGCGGGGCTCGTCGCGCAGACGCCGCTGGGTCGCGCCGGGCAGCCCGACGACGTCGCCGACGTGGTCGCGTTCCTCGCCTCCGACGAGGCCCGCTGGGTGACCGGCGCGGTGATCAACGCGGCCGGCGGCGTGCGCTGA
- a CDS encoding helix-turn-helix domain-containing protein: MRPLFHPAIEDVRPEAILHALSDPARAAIFASIMRAGCVEACASVSKLGDRVIPKSSLSSHIKVLREAGLIRSERHGVEMRNHTRWDEVEARFPGLIAAIVNAYAGT, from the coding sequence ATGAGGCCGCTGTTCCACCCCGCCATCGAGGACGTTCGCCCGGAGGCGATCCTGCACGCCCTGTCCGACCCCGCGCGCGCCGCCATCTTCGCCAGCATCATGCGGGCCGGCTGCGTCGAGGCCTGCGCGTCGGTGTCGAAGCTCGGCGACCGGGTCATCCCGAAATCCTCGCTGTCGAGCCACATCAAGGTGCTGCGCGAGGCCGGCCTGATCCGCAGCGAGCGCCACGGCGTCGAGATGCGCAACCATACGCGCTGGGACGAGGTCGAGGCCCGCTTCCCCGGCCTGATCGCCGCCATCGTCAACGCCTACGCGGGGACCTAG
- the lgt gene encoding prolipoprotein diacylglyceryl transferase: MPPLLALPFPAIDPVAVALGPITIKWYALSYIVGLVGGWFYARRLVAADRYWGVVRRPSLNDIDDLIVWVALGVVLGGRIGYVLFYNLPLYLDDPLEILAIRNGGMSFHGGFLGAVLAMVLFARSRKLSPYTLLDLAAVVVPIGLFFGRIANFVNGELWGRIAPDFAYAIVFPTGGPLPRHPSQLYEALTEGALLFVVMAIAVRRFGFRKPGLLGGIFVLGYALARTFCEFFREPDRQLGYLFGTGDWRYGGITMGMLLCVPMALIGIAYIVLAARGATRPRHPVEEVARADAA; the protein is encoded by the coding sequence ATGCCGCCGTTGCTCGCCCTGCCCTTCCCCGCCATCGATCCCGTGGCGGTGGCGCTCGGGCCGATCACCATCAAATGGTACGCCCTGTCCTACATCGTCGGCCTCGTCGGCGGATGGTTCTATGCCCGCCGGCTGGTGGCGGCCGACCGGTACTGGGGCGTCGTGCGCCGCCCCAGCCTCAACGACATCGATGACCTGATCGTCTGGGTCGCCCTCGGCGTCGTCCTCGGTGGCCGCATCGGCTACGTTCTGTTCTACAACCTGCCGCTCTATCTCGACGACCCGCTCGAGATCCTGGCGATCCGCAACGGCGGCATGTCCTTCCACGGCGGCTTTCTCGGCGCCGTGCTGGCGATGGTGCTGTTCGCCCGCTCGCGGAAACTCTCGCCCTACACCCTGCTCGACCTCGCCGCCGTGGTGGTGCCGATCGGCCTGTTCTTCGGCCGCATCGCCAATTTCGTGAATGGCGAGCTCTGGGGCCGCATCGCGCCCGATTTCGCCTATGCCATCGTGTTCCCCACCGGCGGCCCGCTGCCGCGGCATCCGAGCCAGCTCTACGAGGCGCTGACGGAAGGCGCTCTGCTGTTCGTCGTCATGGCGATCGCGGTGCGGAGGTTCGGGTTCCGCAAGCCGGGCCTGCTCGGCGGCATCTTCGTCCTCGGCTACGCCCTGGCGCGCACATTCTGCGAATTCTTCCGCGAGCCCGACCGGCAACTCGGATACCTGTTCGGCACCGGGGACTGGCGCTATGGCGGCATCACCATGGGGATGCTGCTCTGCGTGCCCATGGCCCTGATCGGCATCGCCTATATCGTCCTCGCCGCTCGCGGCGCGACACGGCCGCGCCATCCCGTGGAGGAGGTGGCGCGGGCCGACGCGGCATGA
- a CDS encoding methyl-accepting chemotaxis protein — protein MSVATSLNVRLPVIIVGLAMASTALMGGLSWYSARSGLTEAVQERLEFAASARKTGLELIADRAGGDLLATANNNQVASNVGDLIEALDPAKAEYAGLVQAFTGPATAQERMAVEGAGTMYGRRHAKVQEVGRKLLERPGYADLLFVDEDGRIVYTTTKGADFAHSLSEPALQASGLARLVERLKTAEPETTLSQDFAAYPAEAGPSAFFGRAVARRANVAMGTGQAASRIGFVVLRVTPALFDASLSERNGLGATGQVMAVGADGLLRSNPPLYAGLKAGMPATKTGLDAESLKTGRPFVYGSGETARLAATSSISVLGAPWTIVAEQSQDEALHSVGSLTKSLTLSALAVLAATAILGLLFARSIVRPLGALARALQALARRETLDEVPGSRRADEIGEIARAVVTIRDISLEEAAQQLRTTEAARMREETERRALLRELADNFERSVGSIVDGVSAASSSLHDASNSMTNTVDGTVRRSTSVAVTAHQTAGNVNAVAAAAEELGATVQEIGRQVEQAAEMSRSAVDEASRTAETMRTLSDAATRIGDVVGMVSQIASQTNLLALNATIEAARAGEAGRGFAVVAAEVKNLAEQTSRATADIHQQVAAIQGATNGASGAIQGIVSRIESMSMVTGSIAAAVEEQSLTTQEIVRNMGQASAGTGAMTTDIEEVARSAAEAGTSAGKVLRASEDLSTQSDSLRSEVGQFLATVRAA, from the coding sequence ATGTCGGTCGCCACCAGCCTCAATGTCCGCCTTCCGGTCATCATCGTCGGACTGGCGATGGCCAGCACGGCGCTGATGGGCGGCCTGAGCTGGTACTCCGCGCGATCGGGCCTCACCGAGGCGGTCCAGGAGCGGCTCGAATTCGCCGCCTCCGCCCGGAAGACCGGTCTGGAACTGATCGCCGACCGTGCCGGCGGCGACCTTCTCGCCACCGCCAACAACAACCAGGTCGCCAGCAATGTCGGTGATCTGATCGAGGCGCTCGATCCGGCGAAGGCCGAGTATGCCGGCCTCGTCCAGGCCTTCACCGGCCCGGCGACGGCTCAGGAGCGGATGGCGGTGGAGGGCGCGGGCACGATGTATGGCCGGCGCCATGCCAAGGTTCAGGAGGTCGGCCGCAAGCTCTTGGAACGTCCCGGCTATGCTGACCTGCTCTTCGTCGATGAGGACGGCCGCATCGTCTACACCACCACCAAGGGCGCCGATTTCGCGCATAGCCTGTCTGAACCGGCGCTCCAGGCGTCGGGCCTCGCCCGGCTCGTCGAGCGTCTGAAGACCGCCGAGCCCGAGACGACGCTGTCCCAGGATTTCGCGGCCTACCCGGCCGAGGCCGGTCCGTCCGCCTTCTTCGGACGCGCCGTCGCCCGACGCGCCAACGTCGCCATGGGGACGGGTCAGGCCGCCTCGCGGATCGGCTTCGTCGTCCTGCGCGTCACGCCCGCCCTGTTCGACGCGTCCTTGTCGGAGCGAAACGGCCTGGGCGCCACGGGCCAGGTGATGGCCGTCGGCGCCGACGGCCTGCTGCGCAGCAACCCGCCGCTGTATGCGGGCCTCAAGGCGGGCATGCCCGCCACGAAGACCGGCCTCGACGCCGAGAGCCTCAAGACCGGCAGACCCTTCGTCTACGGCAGCGGCGAGACCGCGCGTCTGGCCGCGACCTCCTCGATCTCGGTGCTCGGCGCGCCCTGGACCATCGTCGCCGAACAATCCCAGGATGAGGCGCTGCATTCCGTCGGAAGCCTGACGAAGTCCTTGACTCTCTCCGCCCTCGCCGTACTCGCGGCCACCGCTATCCTCGGGCTCCTCTTCGCCCGCAGCATCGTTCGGCCGCTCGGGGCCCTCGCCCGCGCCCTCCAGGCCCTGGCCCGGCGCGAAACCCTCGACGAGGTTCCCGGCAGCCGCCGTGCGGATGAGATCGGCGAGATCGCCCGCGCCGTCGTCACCATCCGCGACATCTCGCTGGAAGAGGCGGCGCAGCAGCTTCGCACCACCGAGGCCGCCCGCATGCGCGAGGAGACCGAGCGCCGCGCCCTGCTCCGCGAACTCGCCGATAATTTCGAGCGTTCCGTCGGCAGCATCGTCGATGGCGTGTCGGCCGCCTCGTCGAGCCTCCACGACGCGTCGAACAGCATGACCAATACGGTGGACGGCACGGTCCGCCGCTCGACCTCCGTCGCGGTCACCGCCCACCAGACCGCCGGCAACGTCAACGCCGTCGCCGCCGCGGCGGAGGAGCTCGGCGCCACGGTGCAGGAGATCGGCCGTCAGGTCGAGCAGGCCGCCGAGATGTCGCGCTCCGCCGTGGACGAGGCGAGCCGCACCGCCGAGACGATGCGGACGCTGTCCGACGCCGCCACGCGGATCGGCGACGTGGTCGGCATGGTCTCGCAGATCGCCTCGCAGACCAACCTTCTCGCCCTCAACGCGACCATCGAGGCCGCGCGTGCCGGCGAGGCCGGTCGCGGCTTCGCCGTCGTGGCCGCCGAGGTGAAGAACCTCGCCGAGCAGACCTCCCGTGCCACGGCCGACATCCACCAGCAGGTGGCGGCGATCCAGGGTGCGACCAACGGCGCCTCGGGCGCGATCCAGGGCATCGTCTCGCGGATCGAGAGCATGAGCATGGTCACCGGCAGCATCGCCGCGGCGGTGGAGGAGCAGAGCCTCACCACCCAGGAGATCGTCCGCAACATGGGGCAGGCTTCGGCCGGGACCGGCGCCATGACCACGGATATCGAGGAGGTCGCCCGCTCGGCCGCCGAGGCAGGCACCTCCGCCGGGAAGGTTCTGCGGGCTTCCGAAGACCTTTCGACCCAGTCCGACAGCCTGCGTTCGGAAGTCGGACAATTTCTCGCGACCGTGCGCGCCGCCTGA
- the ilvA gene encoding threonine ammonia-lyase, biosynthetic: MAGTNRRISTTECEAPSLASAAPKVYVRVSSRRDAPSGARVSLTDYIRKILTARVYDVAIESPLDPMPRMSARLGRPVLLKREDLQPVFSFKLRGAYNKMSGLSPEVLARGVVCASAGNHAQGVALAAARLTVRAVIVMPRTTPAIKVDACRARGAEVVLFGDTFDEALGRARELEAEQGLTFLHPFDDPDVIAGQGTIGMEILTQHSGPIEAIFVPIGGGGLAAGIATFVKYLRPETKVIGVEPDDAACMAAALAADERVILPTVGLFADGVAVRQAGEETFRLCREHLDEVITVDTDAMCAAVKDIFDDTRAVSEPSGALALAGAKAYAAREGGSAGTLVAISSGANLNFDRLRHIAERAEIGEQREALLGVTIPETAGAYRDFIRHLGPRAITEFNYRYARSAEAQIFVGINLPGGILEKRALVADLRAEGYSVVDLSDNEMAKVHIRYMVGGRSTGLTDERIYRFQFPERPGALLRFLDGLADGFNITLFHYRNHGADYGRVLAGISVPAEERQRFDAALDALGYPCVDETDNLAYRLFLDNGQYAE, encoded by the coding sequence ATGGCGGGTACCAACCGTCGGATCTCGACCACTGAGTGTGAAGCCCCCTCGCTCGCTTCTGCTGCCCCGAAGGTCTATGTGCGGGTGTCTTCCCGTCGCGATGCACCATCCGGAGCCCGTGTCTCCTTGACCGACTATATCCGCAAGATCCTCACCGCCCGCGTCTACGACGTCGCGATCGAGAGCCCGCTCGATCCGATGCCGCGCATGTCCGCGCGGCTGGGGCGCCCGGTCCTGCTCAAGCGCGAGGATCTGCAGCCGGTCTTCTCGTTCAAGCTGCGCGGCGCCTACAACAAGATGTCGGGCCTCTCGCCGGAGGTGCTGGCCCGTGGGGTCGTCTGCGCATCGGCGGGAAACCATGCCCAGGGCGTGGCGCTGGCCGCCGCCCGTCTCACCGTGCGCGCCGTCATCGTGATGCCGCGCACCACGCCCGCCATCAAGGTCGATGCCTGCCGCGCGCGCGGGGCCGAAGTGGTTCTGTTCGGCGACACGTTCGACGAGGCGCTCGGCCGTGCCCGCGAATTGGAAGCCGAGCAGGGGCTGACGTTCCTGCACCCGTTCGACGATCCCGACGTGATCGCCGGACAGGGCACCATCGGCATGGAGATCCTGACCCAGCACTCCGGACCGATCGAGGCGATCTTCGTGCCGATCGGCGGCGGTGGCCTGGCCGCCGGCATCGCCACCTTCGTGAAATACCTGCGGCCCGAGACCAAGGTCATCGGCGTCGAGCCGGACGACGCCGCCTGCATGGCTGCGGCCCTGGCCGCCGACGAGCGCGTGATCCTGCCGACCGTCGGCCTCTTCGCCGATGGGGTCGCCGTGCGTCAGGCCGGCGAGGAGACCTTCCGCCTCTGCCGCGAGCATCTCGACGAGGTCATCACGGTGGATACCGACGCCATGTGCGCGGCGGTCAAGGATATCTTCGACGATACGCGCGCGGTCTCCGAACCGTCCGGCGCCCTGGCTCTGGCCGGCGCGAAGGCCTACGCCGCGCGCGAAGGCGGCTCGGCCGGGACGCTGGTGGCGATCTCGTCGGGGGCCAACCTCAATTTCGATCGCCTGCGCCACATCGCCGAACGCGCTGAGATCGGCGAGCAGCGCGAGGCCCTGCTCGGCGTGACCATCCCCGAGACGGCGGGCGCCTATCGCGACTTCATCCGCCATCTCGGACCGCGCGCGATCACCGAGTTCAACTATCGCTACGCCCGCTCGGCCGAGGCGCAGATCTTCGTCGGCATCAACCTGCCCGGCGGCATCCTGGAGAAGCGCGCACTCGTCGCCGACCTCCGCGCCGAGGGCTACAGCGTGGTCGATCTCAGCGACAACGAGATGGCCAAGGTCCATATCCGTTACATGGTCGGCGGCCGCTCCACCGGCCTCACCGACGAGCGCATCTACCGCTTCCAGTTTCCGGAGCGTCCGGGTGCACTCCTGCGGTTCCTCGACGGCCTGGCGGACGGGTTCAACATCACCCTGTTCCACTATCGCAATCACGGGGCCGATTACGGCCGGGTGCTGGCCGGGATCAGCGTCCCCGCCGAGGAGCGGCAGCGCTTCGACGCCGCGCTGGACGCCCTGGGTTACCCCTGCGTGGACGAGACCGACAACCTCGCCTACCGGTTGTTCCTGGATAACGGCCAGTATGCGGAGTGA
- a CDS encoding diacylglycerol kinase has product MHALYLAFLNSWRGIVHGARTERALRLELVLLVIGLPAALLVGGTLWVRVALLASLLLMLAAEFLNTAIEKLCDHLHPAQHRKIGIVKDLASAGTFMAQAIAALIWIAALIERLFVQP; this is encoded by the coding sequence ATGCACGCGCTCTATCTCGCCTTCCTCAATTCCTGGCGCGGGATCGTCCACGGTGCCCGGACCGAGCGGGCCCTGCGCCTCGAACTCGTCCTGCTGGTGATTGGCCTGCCGGCGGCGTTGCTCGTCGGCGGAACGCTCTGGGTCCGGGTGGCGCTGCTGGCGAGCCTGTTGCTGATGCTGGCGGCCGAGTTCCTGAACACGGCCATCGAGAAGCTCTGCGACCATCTCCATCCAGCGCAGCACCGCAAGATCGGCATCGTCAAGGATCTCGCTTCGGCCGGGACGTTCATGGCGCAGGCCATCGCCGCATTGATCTGGATCGCGGCCCTGATCGAGCGTCTGTTCGTTCAACCCTGA
- a CDS encoding asparaginase: MTASTIFRQTLLGLTGLLFLLHPADAADLPKIAVIATGGTIAMKLDPVTHAPVPALSGEDLVAAVPKLKDIASIAVTEFSNVPSDYMGPDRWPGLSRKVDEVLADPAIKGAIILHGTDTLDQTAYFLDLTLKSEKPVVLVGAQRNASDWDSDGSRNLLNAARQILAEGSTGMGVTVTLNHHINAAREVRKTHTSNVETFNSGDAGFLGYVDEDRVIFSRKSLRRQTLPLPDRMPRVDLVAMYAGADGSQVRHAAETGAEAIVVEAYGWGNMNAEMHDAIVDVIAKGVPVIVATKVYNGRALPVYGFKGGGNTLLKAGAVFADDLTPDKARILTLIALPKTKDRAALQALFDK; this comes from the coding sequence ATGACGGCGTCGACGATCTTCAGACAAACACTGTTGGGCCTCACCGGTCTGCTGTTCCTCTTGCATCCGGCGGATGCGGCCGACCTGCCCAAGATCGCCGTGATCGCCACCGGCGGCACGATCGCGATGAAGCTCGATCCGGTGACGCATGCCCCCGTCCCCGCGCTCTCGGGCGAGGATCTCGTCGCGGCGGTGCCGAAGCTGAAGGACATCGCATCGATTGCCGTGACGGAGTTCAGCAACGTCCCGAGCGATTACATGGGGCCTGACCGCTGGCCCGGCCTCTCGCGCAAGGTGGATGAGGTTCTGGCCGATCCGGCGATCAAGGGCGCCATCATCCTGCACGGCACCGATACGCTCGACCAGACCGCCTATTTCCTCGATCTCACCCTGAAGAGCGAGAAGCCGGTGGTGCTCGTCGGCGCCCAGCGCAACGCCTCCGACTGGGATTCGGACGGCTCCCGCAACCTCCTCAACGCCGCCCGCCAGATCCTCGCCGAGGGATCGACGGGCATGGGCGTGACGGTGACGCTCAACCATCACATCAATGCCGCCCGCGAGGTCCGCAAGACCCACACCAGCAATGTCGAGACCTTCAATTCGGGCGATGCCGGCTTCCTCGGCTACGTGGACGAGGACCGCGTGATCTTCAGCCGCAAGTCCCTGCGGCGCCAGACTCTGCCACTGCCCGACCGCATGCCGCGGGTCGATCTCGTGGCGATGTATGCGGGGGCCGACGGGAGCCAGGTGCGCCATGCGGCCGAGACGGGCGCCGAGGCCATCGTGGTCGAGGCCTATGGCTGGGGCAACATGAACGCCGAGATGCACGACGCCATCGTTGACGTCATCGCCAAGGGCGTGCCGGTGATCGTGGCGACGAAGGTCTATAATGGCCGCGCCCTGCCGGTTTACGGCTTCAAGGGCGGCGGCAACACGTTGCTCAAGGCCGGGGCCGTCTTCGCCGACGACCTGACCCCGGACAAGGCCCGCATCCTCACCCTGATCGCGCTGCCGAAGACCAAGGACCGGGCGGCGCTCCAGGCCCTGTTCGACAAGTAG